The DNA window GGTGTCCATGCCCGGCATGATGAGCACCGTCCTCAACCTGGGCCTGACCACGGAGGCCACCGCGGCGCTGGCTTCCGAGACCGGGGATCCGCGCTTCGCCTTCGACTCGCGGCTGCGGTTCCTCACCAGCTTCGGCGCCGCCGTCGCCGGGCTGGACGCCGACCGGCTGGAGGCCGTCGCGGGCGGGCACGGCGACCGGCTCGACGCCGCGGCGCGGGCGGTCGAGGAGCTGATCCGGGAGAAATCCGCAAGCCCGGTCCCGGATCGGGCCGGCGAGCAGCTGCGGGCCGCGGTGCGGGCGGTCTTCGCCTCGTGGAACACGCCGCGGGCGAGGACGTACCGTGCGCTGCACGACATCGGGCACGACGCGGGCACGGCCGTCACGGTGCAGGCCATGGTGTTCGGCAACCGGGACGGGCACAGCGGCACCGGGGTCGCGTACAGCCGCGATCCGAACACCGGGGAGCGGTCGCCGTTCGGGGAGGTCCTCATCGGCCGGCAGGGCGAGGACGTGGTGTCCGGGCGGTCGATCACCGATCCGCTCGCCACCCTCGGCGAGCGGGAGCCCGCGGTGTGGGCGCGGCTGACGGCGGCGCTCGCCCGCCTGGAGGGCCACTACCGCGACGCCTGCTACGTCGAGTTCACCTTCGAGTCGGGGCGGCTGTGGCTGCTGCAGGTCCGGCCGGGCCGTCTCGTCGGGCGCGCCGCCGTCCGGGTCGCGGTGGACCTGGTGGGCGAGGCGGTCATCGACCGCGGCGAGGCGCTGGCGCGGGTGTCGCCGCACCACCTGCGGTACACGAGCACGCCGCGGCTGGCGATCGGGGAGGGGACCGATGTGCTGGCGCGCGGGCTGGGCGCCTGTCCCGGGGTGGCGTCGGGCCGGGTGGCGACCACGGCCGACCGGGCGGCCCGGATGGCTGCGGCAGGCCCGGTCATTCTGGTACGCCCGTACACCTCACCCGCCGACATGCACGGTCTCGCGGCCGCCGCCGGCGTGGTGACCGCGCGGGGCGGGCCGGCCAGCCACGCCGCCGTGGTCGCCCGGTCGATGGGCAAGCCCGCGGTCGTGGGCGCGACCGCGCTGACCGTGGACGAGGCCGGGGCGTCGGTGCGGGTGGGCGGGCGCACCCTCGCCGAGGGCGAGCTCGTCACGATCGACGGCACCGGCGGTGAGGTCGTCGCCGGCCGGGCGCCGGTCGCCGCCGCGACCACCGACGCGAGCCTGCACCGGCTGCTCGCCTGGGCCGACGAGGTCTCCGGCCGGACCGGCGGCACCGACCGGGAGCGTCTGGAGGCGGCCCGGGAGAGGGTGCTCGGCGGCCGCTGACATCGACGCTTGCCCTTCCGGGCGCCGTGCCTCTATGGTTCATTAGTAGAGTAATGAACCAGTGAAGGGCGGGTCCCGTGTTCGACGACCACAGCCCGATCTACCGGCAGATTGCCGAGCAGATCAAGGCGGACGTGCTCCGGGGTGTGCTCAGCGCCGAGGAGCAGGTGATGTCCACGAATCAGTACGCGACGCACTACCGGATCAACCCGGCCACCGCGGCCAAGGCGTTTCAGCAGCTCGTCGACGAGGGCGTGATCTACAAGCGGCGCGGCGTCGGGATGTTCGTCAGCGCCGAGGCGCCGCAGCGGCTGCGCGACGAGAAACGCGAGCGGTTCTTCACCGACGTGCTCGACCCGATGGTGGCGCAGGCCCGCACGCTGGGCATCCCGGCCGCCGACATCGTGACCCGCATTCAGCATCTGATGGACCAGGGGGACGCCCGATGACGCTCTCGATCCAGACCACCGGCCTGCGGGTGCGCTACGGCGACACCGACGCCCTGCACGGCCTCGACCTCGACCTGCCCGGCGGCAAGATCTACGGCCTGCTCGGGCGCAACGGCGCCGGCAAGAGCACGCTGCTCGGCGCCCTCGCCGGATTCCGCAAGCCGGCGGCCGGCACGGTGCTCATCGGCGGCCGGCCGGTCTTCGAGAACCCGGCGGTGACCTCGCAGATCTGCCTGATCCGCGAGGACGGCAGCGTCGGCGACCCGACCGACCAGCTCGGTGACATCCTCGACATGGCCCGGATCCTGCGGCCCACGTGGGACACCGCGTACGCGAACGATCTCATGGACCGGTTCGCGCTGCCCCGCAAGCAGACGCTCAACGCGCTGTCGCGGGGGCAGCGCTCGGCGTTCGGCGTGGTCGTCGGCCTGGCCTCGCGGGCGCCGCTGACCATGTTCGACGAGGCGCACCTGGGCATGGACGCGCCGACCCGGCAGATGTTCCTCGACGAGCTGCTGCGCGACTACCTGGCGCGGCCGCGCACCTTCGTCGTCTCCACCCACCTGATCGAGGAGCAGAGCCCGCTGTTCGAGGACGTCCTGGTCATCGCGGACGGCCGGCTGCTCGTGCACGAGGAGCTCGACGAGTTGCGCACCCGGGGGGTCTCGGTCACCGGCCCGGCCGAGCTGGTCGAGGAGTTCGTCGCCGGGCTGACCGTGCTGGGGCGCCAGCGCCTCGGCCCGACCCTGCAGGCGATGGTCTACGGGGTGCTCGACGACGACCACCGGCGCCGGGCCAAGGCGCACGGCCTGGAGCTGGGCCCGGTGGGCGTGCAGGACCTGTTCATCCACTTGACCGGGGGAGAGAAATGAACCGCTGGCCGATCGCCCGCTATCTGCTCGGCAGCCACACCGTCTTCCTGCTGATCGTGCTGGCCGGCATCTACGTGTTCGCACTGCTCGTGGTCGGCGCGGTCTCGTTGTTCACCGACATCCGGCTCAGCAGCGTCGACGTGGTCGGGCAGGCGCTGCCGTGGGTGGCGTTCGGCTATGGCGCCGGCACGTCGGGCCTGCTCACGACGGTGCTCGTGCACGGGCGTACCCGCCGCGAGTTCCTGCTGCAGCACCCGGTGTTCCAGGTGATCACCACGCTGCTCGCGGCCGCGCTGATCACCGGTGCGTTCGCGGTCGAGGGGCTGGCGTACCGGGCGTTCGGATGGACGCAGAAGGTGCAGGAGCAGCGCGCCTACGACACGGCCGGCGACCTCGCGACGATCTTCGGGGTGCACTGGAGCATGCTGCTGATCTGGCTGATGCTGGGCGTCTTCGTCGGCGTGGCGTTCTACCGGTGGGAGGCCGCCGGAGGGCTCTGCCTGGTCCCCGCCGGTCTGCTGGTGCTCTGGACCGGAGGCGTCAACGGGTTCTTCAGCCTGCCGTTCGCCCGGACCGGCATGCCGCTCGTGCCGGTCACCCTGGCCGCCGTGGTGATCGCCTACGGCCTGTTGTGGTACAGCGCCCGCGACGTCTCCGTGCGCACCCGGGTGGCATGAGGTCTGCTTGGCATGAGACCCGGATGGCATAAGGTCTGCCGATGCGCATTCTGATCACCGGGGGAACCGGGTCGCTCGGCCGTCGCGTGGTGGCCCGCGCGGCGGCCGCCGGCGCCGAGCCGGTCGGCACCTATCTGTCCGCGCCGCCTTCGGCGATCGGGCCGGCGACCGCGTCGGTGCGGCTCGACGTGCGCGACCAGGCCGACGTGCGGCGAGTGCTGCGCGAGGTCCGTCCGGACGCGGTGGTGCACGCGGCCGCCGGCCGCGATCGCAACGATTGGCCGGCCAACGCGGACGGTGCGGCCAACGTCGCGGTCGCGGCCGCCGATTGCGGGGTACGCCTGGTGCACGTCTCCAGCGACGCGATCTTCTCCGGCCGGGCGGTGCACTACGCCGAGGACGCCGTGCCCGATCCGGTCTACGCCTACGGGGCGGCGAAGGCCGCGGCCGAGACGGCGGTCCGGGCGGCCGTCCCGTCGGCGGCGGTGGTGCGCACCTCGCTGATCCTCGGTGACGGCAACGGCTATCACGAGAAGCTCACTCACGACCTGGTCGCCGGCCGGGTCACCGGCGCCCTGTTCACCGACGAGATCCGCACGCCGGTGCACGTCGACGACCTGGCCGACGCGCTGCTGGAGCTGGCCGCCGGCGACTACGCGGGCGTGCTGAACGTGGCCGGCGCCGACCCGGTCAGCCGGTACGAGCTGGGCGTCCTGGTCGCCCGCCGTGACGGCCTGGACGTCTCCCGGATCCCGGCCACCACCACCGCCGAGATGGGTCTGCAGCGGCCTGCCGACGTGCGGCTGGTGATCGACCGGGCGGCCGAGGTGCTGAAAATTCGGCTGCGCGGGGCGCACGAGTTTGTCGATACTGGCGCGCGTGACCGATAAGCGCTCCATCCGCGTCACCGTGCGCGGATCCTTCGACAACCTCACCGCCGATCAGAAAGCCGAGCTGCTCGCGGCCGGCCCGGACCACGCCGACATCCTCGCCGTGCAGTACACCGAACAGGGCCATCTCACCTACGACCTCGCGGCCCGGCCGTTCTTCACGTTCCGGTTCGGCGCGCAGGTCACGGACGAGAAGGACATCCCGAAGGTGACGGCGCAGGCGGAGGCGAAGGCGGCGGCCTGGATGACCGAGCGGGGCTACGGCTTCAAGCGGATCACCTCGCAGACGGTCGACATGTCCGAAGTGCCGCTCGGCCCCCGCGGTCGCCGTCAACAGTAGGTTGACGCTGGTCATGCCGTCAACCTACTGTTGACGGCATGACCTCACCCGTACGCCTCGACGATCTGATCCAGGCCATCAACAAGACCAGCCCCGACTCGCCGATCGACCGGCTCAGCGACGCCGTGCTGGTCGCCGACCACCTCGGCGAGCTCGCCGACCACCTGATCGGCCACTTCGTCGACCAGGCCCGCCGCTCCGGCGCCTCCTGGACCGAGATCGGCGCCGGCCTCGGCGTCTCCAAGCAGGCCGCGCAGAAACGCTTCGTCGGCAAACTCGACCCGTCGCAGGGCTTCCACCGCTACTCCGACGCCGCCCGCTCCGCCGTCGTCGGCTCGATGAGCCAGGCCAAGGCCCTCGGCCACCCCGAGATCGCCCCCGGCCACCTGATGCTCGCGCTGCTGGACGTACCGGACGGCCTGGCCGCCCGGGCGCTCACCGCCCAGGGCCTCGACCGCGACGCCGTGCGCTCCGGCGCCACCGCGTCGCTGCCCGCGCCGGCCGGCGACGTCCCGGCGCTGATCCCGTTCGACGCGCACGCCAAGAAGGCCCTGGAGCTGAGTTTCCGCGAGGCCCTGCGGCTGGAGCACGACCTCGTCGGCACCGGGCACATGCTGCTGGCGCTGCTGGAGGAGGAGGAACCCGAGGGCGGTGTCCTCGGCCGGCTCGGCATCCACAAAGCCGCCGTCGAGCGGACCGTGCTGGCCGGTCCGCAGGAGTCCGGGTCGGCGCAGCAGCCCGGATAGATACTCGGTGCGGACCGGTCGCCGTGCCCCCGTGGCCCTTCGCCGCGTTGACCCCTCGCCGAAGGAACTGGGGAGAACGGCTCCCCGATGCTGAGGACGGTGTGTTTCCGCGATGCTGCGTAGTCTGCTTCCCGCTCTGGCGCTGGCCGCCGGGGTGCTGTCCGGCACACCGGCGATGGCGTCCGGCGACGCGCCGATGCGGATCATGCCGCTCGGCGACTCGATCACCGCGGGCGTCGGCGTGCCCGGCAAGGACGGGTACCGGCTCGCGCTGCAGCGCGCCCTGGAACGCGCCGGCGAGCGGGTCGACTACGTCGGCTCCCAGAAGGGCGGCACCGACGGCGACATCGACCACGAGGGCCACGGCGGCTGGACCATCGACCAGCTGGCCGAGCAGACCACGGGCTGGGTCACCACGTACCGGCCGGACGTGGTTCTGCTGCACGCCGGCACCAACAACATCACCCTCGGCGAGGAGCCGAGCGCGGTCGCGGGCAAGCTGTCCGCGCTGATCGACCAGGTCCGCGCCGCCGCGCCGGCGGCCCGGGTCTACGTCGCCACGATCGTCGGCACCACGGTGGCGTCGGAGGTGGCGGCGAACCGGGCGTACAACGCGCTGATCCCCGGTGTCGTGGCGGGCAAGGGCGCGCTGGTGCGGCTCGTCGACCAGTCCGCGGTCGACGGCCTGTCCATCTACGACCGGCATCACCCCAACGCCTACGGGTACGCCCGGATGGCGTACGCCTGGTACGAGGGCCTGCGCGCCACGATCGGACCGGCCTGGCGGATCGCCGCCGACCCCGACGACACCGCGTTCGCGTACCTCTGCCACTACTACACGGTGCGCGACTGCCGCTGGTGGCAGCGCCGGCCGGTCACCACGACCGTCGACGGCGCCACCGTGACCCGCGTGCAGTGGCAGACCCGGCGCTACGTCCCGAAGATCGTGGAGGAGACCGTCCCGGGCCACTACGAGACCGTGACGAAACGGGTCTGGGTGAAGGGCCACCACGAGACCCGCACCGTGAAGAAGGGCACCAGCAAGGTCTGGGTCAAGGGCCGGTACGTGGACCGGTTGGTCCGCACCTGGGTGCCGGCCACCACCGTGAGCACCACCCGCCCGGTGCCGACCTGGGTGAGCAGCTGACGGTTCAGCGCGTGACGGTTCAGCGCGTGACGGGTCAGCCGAGGGGGAAGTCGGCGAGCGTGTGCCACGGCTCGCCGGCCTCCGGGGCGCCGGCCAGCAGCCGCAGCGCGGTGACCCGGGCCCGGATCGGCAGCAGCGGCTCGACCTCGGCGGCGGCCGCCCGCAGCGCGGCGACCGGCCGGCCGTGCCCGATCGTCAGATGCGGGACGACTTCGGCGAACTGTTCGCCGTAGGGCTGCGCCGCCGGGAACCGGGCGGCGATCCGGTTGGTCAGCTCCCGGAACGGCTCGGCCGGGTCCGGTGCCAGCCACAGCACCCGGTCGCCGAACCAGGCCACCCGGTCGAAGCTGACGAAGAAACCCGGCACCCCGGCGGCGACCAGCTGCACCGCGGCCAGCACCTGCGGGGTGAGCTGCGCCGGCGGCAGGAACGGGGAGAGCACCGTGACGTGCGCGGGGACGCCCTGGGCGGCGAAACTGTCGAGCCGGTCCCGCAGCCCGGCCACCGCGGGCTCGGCCTCCGGGACGGACACGATCAGAGCGCTCTGCGTCGGTTCCACCGACGCAGTCTCGCATCGATGACGGATGTCATGGTCTCCTCGTGACGCATAGCTCAGGTGTGTCCACTGTCGCCGGAGCAGTCTTCTTCCCATGAAAGCCGTGGAACTGGAAGGCGTGGTCAAACGGTTCGGGACGGTCACCGCGGTGGCCGGGCTCGACCTGCGGATCCGCCCGGGCGAAGTGGTCGCCCTCCTCGGGCCGAACGGCGCCGGCAAGACCACCACCATCGACATGCTGCTCGGCCTCACCCGGCCCGACGCGGGGACGGTCCGGGTGTACGGCCACGCGCCGCAGGACGCCGTGGCGCTCGGCCTGATCTCGGCCGTGATGCAGACCGGCGGGCTGCTCAAGGACTACACGGTCGGCGAGACCGTGCGCCTGACCGCCGTGCTGTTCGGCAAACCCCGCGCCGCCGTCGACAAGGTTCTGGAACGCGCCGGGATCAGCGACATCGCGGACCGGCTGGTCGGCAAGTGCTCGGGCGGCCAGCAGCAGCGGCTGCGGTTCGCCATGGCGCTGCTGCCCGACCCCGAACTGCTGATCCTCGACGAGCCGACGACCGGCATGGACGTCGGCGGCCGGCACGACTTCTGGACCGCGATCCGCCAGGACGCCTCCGGTGGCCGCACGGTCGTGTTCGCCACCCACTATCTGGAGGAGGCCGACGCGTACGCGGACCGGGTGGTCTTCGTGCGCCGCGGCCGGATCGTCGCCGACGGCACCGCGTCGGAGGTGAAGGCACTGGCGTCCGGGCGGACGGTCCGCGCGACGCTGCCCGGCGCCTCCACCGGCGACCTGACCGCGATTCCCGGCGTGGAGTCCGCCGAGGTCCGCGGTGACTCCGTCTACCTGCACGGGCGCGACACCGACACGATCGCCCGGCACCTGCTCACCGCGACGCCCGCCCGCGACCTGGAGATCACCTCCCGGAACCTGGAAGAGGCGTTCCTGACCCTCACGGCGGATGCGTCATGACTGTTCTGGACCGGACCCTGCCCCGCTTCGGCGGCTTCAGCCTCGGCATGATCGGGCTCGAGCTGCGCCGGATGCTCCGCAACAAACGCACGATCATCTTCACGCTGGTGATGCCGGCCGCGTTCTTCCTGCTCTTCGGCAGCAGCGCCGAATACAGGACCGAGCGGGTCGGCGACGGCAACGTCACCGGGTACGTCCTGGTCAGCATGGCGGTCTACGGCGCGATGCTGGCCACCACGTCCGGCGGCGCCATGGTCTCGATCGAACGCGCCGCCGGATGGAGCCGGCAGCTACGGCTCACCCCGCTCAAACCGCTGGCCTACGTCGCCGTGAAACTCCTCCTCGCGATGATCATCGGGGCGGTGTCGGTGGCCGTCGCGTTCGCCGTCGGCGCGGTCGGCGGCGCCGAGCTGCCGCTGCGGGCCTGGATCGGCTGCGGCCTGCTGGCCTGGCTGTGCTCGCTGGTCTTCGCCGCGTTCGGCCTGTTCATGGGATACCTGCTGCCCAGCGAGAACGTCATGCAGATCCTCGGTCCGGCCCTCGCGGTGCTGTCCTTCGCCGGCGGGCTTTTCGTCCCGGTCGACCAGCTAGGCTCCACGTTCGCGACGATCGCCACATTCACCCCGGTGTACGGCGTCGGCGAGATCGCCCGCTACCCCCTGGTCCAGGACGGTGACCTGTGGGTCGCGGCCCTCAACGTGATCGTCTGGACCGCGCTCTTCTCGGCCGGCGCGATGTGGCGGTTCCGCCGCGACACCGCCCGCGTCTGATGCTCTCGGTACCGTGACGGACATGGTCGACGAACGCCCCGCCCCGAAATACGGCTGGGTGTTCGCCGCCGTCTGGCTGTTCTACCTCGGCGAGAACCTCACCGCCCTGCTGAGGGCCGACCCCGGCTGGCAGCGCAGTGTCGGGCTGGCCGCGCTGGCCGGCTTCGCCGTGGTCTACGTGCTGGTCCTGGCCCAGGTCCGGCACTTCCGGGGCCTGACCGCCGGCGCGGTCACCGCCACCAGCCGGGAGCAGCTGATCATCGGGACAGCGCTGGTGCTGATGACCGGGCTCGGCGCGCTGCAGGTCCCCGGCGCCGGCCCGCACGCGCTGACCTGCCTGGTCTACGTCGCCGCCACCGCGATGATGGGCCTGCCGCGCCGGCAGGGCATCACCGTCGCGGTCACCCTGGTGATTCTCGCCGAGGTGCTGCTGCGGACCATGCCGGGCTGGAAGACCGCCGGGCACGGCTACAGCCTGGCGATCGTCCTCGCGGCCGTCGCGACCGGCGGCATCCGGCTGGCCCTGGACCGCCAGCGGCGGCTGCGCGAGGCCCAGCACGAGATCGCCGAGCTCGCGGTCGCCGACGAGCGGGCCCGGATCGCCGCCGACCTGCACGACATCCTCGGGCACTCGCTGACCGTGGTCACCCTGAAGGCCGAGCTGGCGCAGCGGCTGCTCGACGTCGACCTGGACCGGGCCCGCACCGAGCTGCGCGACCTGGAGTCCCTGGCCCGCGACGCGCTCGCCGACGTGCGGGCCACCGCCCTGGGCATGCGCGGCATCTCGCTGCCCGGCGAGATCGCCGCCGCCCGGCAGGCCCTGGCGGCGGCGAACGTCGAAGCCGACCTGCCGGGCGCCGCCGACGACGTGCCGACCCGCAACCGGGAGCTGTTCGCCTGGACCATCCGGGAGGCGGTGACGAACATCGTGCGGCACAGCGCCGCCCGGCACGCCGCCGTGCGGCTGTCGCCGGGACAGGTCGAGATCGTCGACGACGGGACCGGCGTGACCGGCCCGGACCGCGGCGGGCAGGGCCTGGCCGGGCTGCGCCGGCGGGCCGGCGAGGCGGGCGCACGGCTGACCGCCGGCAACCGCGACGACGAACCCGGGTTCCGGGTGCTGATGGAGGTGCCCGAATGATCCGACTGCTGCTCGCCGACGACCAGGCCCTGGTCCGTGGCGCGATGGCCGCGCTGCTCGACCTGGAACCCGACCTGACCGTGGTCGCCGAGGTGGGCCGGGGCGACGAGGTGGCCGCCGCAGCCGCCGACCATCGGGCCGACGTGGCGCTGCTCGACGTGCAGATGCCCGGCCTCGACGGGATCAGCGCCGCCCGGGTCCTGCACGAGCGGGTGCCGTCCTGCCGGGTGCTGATGGTGACCACGTTCGGCCGGGCCGGCTACCTCAAACAGGCGATGGCCGCGGGTGCCGACGGGTTCATCGTCAAGGACACTCCGGCCCGGCAGCTGGCCGACGCGGTGCGCCGGGTGCACCAGGGGTTGCGGGTCGTCGATCCGGCACTGGCGGCGCAGTCCCTGGCCCACGGCGACTCCCCGCTGACCGAACGCGAGAGCGACGTCCTGCGGGCCGCTCGCGACGGCGGAACGGTCGCTGACATCGCCCGTGAGCTGCGGCTTTCCGAGGGTACGGTGCGTAACCACCTCTCCAGCGCGATCGGCAAGACCGGTGCCCGGACCCGGGCCGAGGCGGTGCGTCTCGCCGTCGAAGTGGGGTGGCTGATTCCGTAAACAGCACTTGAGGAGAAATTCGCAGTGCAACCGAGCAGCAACCGAGAGTGCCTGCTCCTTGCACCCGTAGCGGCGAAAAGTTCCCCCTGTCAGCAGGACACAGGGGGGAACCGAAATGACCGCGACCGTTCAGATAACTGTCACCCGTGAACAGGAAGACCTGATCCGGGACAACATGGCACTGGTCGGCCACATGGTTCGCGAGATGCTCTTCAAGGTGCCGCCGCACGTGCACCGTGACGACCTCGCCTCGGCCGGGTACGCCGCGCTGGTCACCGCCGCGCAGTCGTTCGACGCCGAGCGCGGCATCCCGTTCGGCCGGTTCGCGGCGGTCCGCGTCCGCGGCGCCCTGCTCGACGAGCTGCGCAGCATGGACTGGGCGAGCCGCTCGGTGCGGGCCCGGGCCCGCCGCGCCGACGTGGCCCGCGAGGAGCTGACCCGCCAGCTCGGCCGCACCCCGACCGCCGAGGAGCTGGCCGAACTGCTCGGCGTCGCGGTGGGCGAGCTGAGCAGCGTCGACGACGACGTGCAGCGCGCCGCCGTGCTGTCGTTGCAGGGTTTCGCCACCGGCACCGCCGAGGACCTCGTCACCGAGACCGCGATGAACCCGGAGGAGCTGCTGCTGCACCGTGAGCGCCTCGGTTACCTGCACGACGCGGTCACGGTGCTGCCGGAGCGTCTGCGGTACGTGGTGGAGGCGTCCTTCCTGCAGGAGCGCCCCCTGTCGGAGGTGGCCGCCGAACTGGGCGTGACCGAGTCCCGGGTGTCCCAGCTGCGCACCGAAGCGCTCGCCCTGCTGCGCGACGGCCTCACCACGCACATGGAGCAGAAACGCGTCCCGGACGCCAAGGACGGCTGCGTGGCCCGCCGCCGCGCCGCCTACGCCGCGCAGATCGCCGCCCGCAGCACGATGACGACGCGCCTCGGCGCGACCGACGCCCAGGGCCTGCGTCTCTCCGACATGCCCGCCGCCGCCTGAAACACCTCATCGGGTACGGACGACCCCGTCCCGCACCGATCCGACCAGTCCCGCCGAAGGCGGACACCTGCCGGTCCATGCCCCGGCGCGACCCGCCGCCGGCTCCGGCGGCGGGTCGCCCGGCCGGAGCCCTGCCGCCCGGCGTGCGGTCAGCGCCCGCCTGCCCGGTGGTGGCCGGCTCATGGGCGTCCGCTCACCGCCCCCGTGGCGGCCGCCTGCCCGGTGGCGGCCGGCACATGCGCGTCCGCTCACCGCCCCCGTGGCGGCGTGCGGATCGTCGACGGCACCGAGCCGGCGGGTGATCACCGAAGCCGCTCCTCGACACCGGCCCGCCCAGATCTCGGCGGGTGACGGCTGCGCTCCGGGCATCACCTGCCAAGATCGCACTGTGGGGTGCCGGACGGGTCAGCTGGGCTGTGGCTGCGTGCTTGCTGCCGGGACGGCGGGGTGGCGCGTTGCGGTGAGGGCCACCGCCGCGACTCCCAGGGCGAGGCCTGTGGCGAGCAGGGCCAGGTTCAGCCAGAACGGGCCGAACGGCCAGTACGGCCCCAGCTTGAACGCGCTGTGCACGGTCCGGACGTGCCCGGGGATGCCGGCGGACTCGACGGCGCGGATCACGTTGCCGTAGAGCGCGACCACCGGCAGCGCCAGGACCAGCACCGCGGCCGTGCTCAACGTGGTCACCACCCGCGCCCGGCCGGCCGGCAGGCGGCGCACCCGGCGGGCCGTGGCCGCCGCGACCAGCCAGCCCGCGACCAGCCCGAACACCCCGCCGGCCGCGATCGCCGGCACCAGCGCAGCGCTGCCGGCCGCGGCCACGGTCGTGGTCACTCCGCCGTCCGCCGGGCTGTAGCCGTCACTGCCGATCAGCCGGGCGGTGACGTCGAGGCGCACGCCGTCCCGGTCGGCGGTGAACTCCCAGCCGGCGACCGACCGCTGCAGCACCTCCCCGGAGCCGTCGCTGATCATGTCGGTGATGCCGCGGGCCGGAGTCGCCTCGCTCAGCGCCCACCCGTCGGCCGCGAGCCGGTGCCGGGCGGCGTCGGCATCCCACGCGGCGATCGAGGTGCTCCAGCCGACCGCGTCGGTGCCCCACGGTGAGGAGACCGGGTCCCACTCCACGGCCGTCGTGCCGGTGCCCCCGGCGCCGACCACCGTGCGGTGCAGCGCGGCGGCGGCCTGCCCGTCCGGCGCCGGCAGGACCGCCTGCTCGACCGCCCAGGAGCCGGCGGCCGCGCCGAAGGCCCCGCCGATCAGGGTGACCAGCACGGCGGCGACCCAGGCCAGGGGCCGCCCGGCCGGGAGCCGGAACCGGTGGCGCAACCCGCTGACGATCAGGTGCCGGGCGTCGGCACGGTCCGGCCGCCGCTGGCCCGGCGCGGCCATCTCCAGCAGCGTCGTCACGACCTCCGCACCGTGACGGCGCCGGTAGTCGCGGGGATAAGCCCGCAGCAGCCGGTGGTAGGCGCGCTCCAGCCCGGGGTCGGCCTGCGGCCAGTCGCTCGTGGTCACGCGAGCCCTCCCAGGACAGCGTCGTCGCCCCGGAGAGCACTGCCCCGGAGAGCATTGCCCCCGAAAGCATTGCCCCCGAAAGCATTGCCCCCGAAAGCATTGCCCCCGAAAGCACTGCCCCGGAAAGCACTGC is part of the Actinoplanes missouriensis 431 genome and encodes:
- a CDS encoding ABC transporter permease; its protein translation is MTVLDRTLPRFGGFSLGMIGLELRRMLRNKRTIIFTLVMPAAFFLLFGSSAEYRTERVGDGNVTGYVLVSMAVYGAMLATTSGGAMVSIERAAGWSRQLRLTPLKPLAYVAVKLLLAMIIGAVSVAVAFAVGAVGGAELPLRAWIGCGLLAWLCSLVFAAFGLFMGYLLPSENVMQILGPALAVLSFAGGLFVPVDQLGSTFATIATFTPVYGVGEIARYPLVQDGDLWVAALNVIVWTALFSAGAMWRFRRDTARV
- a CDS encoding sensor histidine kinase, yielding MVDERPAPKYGWVFAAVWLFYLGENLTALLRADPGWQRSVGLAALAGFAVVYVLVLAQVRHFRGLTAGAVTATSREQLIIGTALVLMTGLGALQVPGAGPHALTCLVYVAATAMMGLPRRQGITVAVTLVILAEVLLRTMPGWKTAGHGYSLAIVLAAVATGGIRLALDRQRRLREAQHEIAELAVADERARIAADLHDILGHSLTVVTLKAELAQRLLDVDLDRARTELRDLESLARDALADVRATALGMRGISLPGEIAAARQALAAANVEADLPGAADDVPTRNRELFAWTIREAVTNIVRHSAARHAAVRLSPGQVEIVDDGTGVTGPDRGGQGLAGLRRRAGEAGARLTAGNRDDEPGFRVLMEVPE
- a CDS encoding response regulator transcription factor; protein product: MIRLLLADDQALVRGAMAALLDLEPDLTVVAEVGRGDEVAAAAADHRADVALLDVQMPGLDGISAARVLHERVPSCRVLMVTTFGRAGYLKQAMAAGADGFIVKDTPARQLADAVRRVHQGLRVVDPALAAQSLAHGDSPLTERESDVLRAARDGGTVADIARELRLSEGTVRNHLSSAIGKTGARTRAEAVRLAVEVGWLIP
- a CDS encoding sigma-70 family RNA polymerase sigma factor; the protein is MTATVQITVTREQEDLIRDNMALVGHMVREMLFKVPPHVHRDDLASAGYAALVTAAQSFDAERGIPFGRFAAVRVRGALLDELRSMDWASRSVRARARRADVAREELTRQLGRTPTAEELAELLGVAVGELSSVDDDVQRAAVLSLQGFATGTAEDLVTETAMNPEELLLHRERLGYLHDAVTVLPERLRYVVEASFLQERPLSEVAAELGVTESRVSQLRTEALALLRDGLTTHMEQKRVPDAKDGCVARRRAAYAAQIAARSTMTTRLGATDAQGLRLSDMPAAA